The following proteins are encoded in a genomic region of Candidatus Deferrimicrobiaceae bacterium:
- the rpmI gene encoding 50S ribosomal protein L35 has protein sequence MPKMKSNRGASKRFSATGRGGIRRAKTGKSHILTGKTRKRKRNLKKPALVHPTNEKSIRRLLPYL, from the coding sequence ATGCCGAAAATGAAGAGCAACCGCGGCGCGTCGAAACGATTCTCCGCCACGGGAAGAGGCGGTATCCGGCGGGCCAAGACGGGAAAGAGCCACATCCTGACCGGGAAAACGAGAAAGCGGAAACGGAACCTCAAGAAACCCGCGCTGGTGCACCCGACCAACGAAAAATCGATTCGGCGCCTGCTGCCGTACCTCTAG